The Gammaproteobacteria bacterium DNA window CCTTCCTGTTTCAAAATTCCCGGTGGTTTTTACCCACTAATTCTGCTGAAGAGCCCTAATTTTGTTGCTACGAAAAATACCGGCGTGACCAGTTGAATCGTTAAATCTTTCTGTAACTCATATTTTTCTGCCGCTTCTAATGCTTTTCTATACCAACGATTACTGTAACCAAGGATTTCTTCATCATCAGGCATAAAATCTACAATTAAGCCATCAAGACGCATACGGCAGTTAATATCGTCTTCCATTGATTCTTTAAAACCGCGAGCTCTAAGTCTCTTTTGAAAATGAATCCATGCTGGATAACCGATTACATGGGTAATTAAATCCACATCGTCAGTATAACGAACGGCTTCTTTAGTAACCTCATCCGTTAACAAAAGTCCCGTTGTGCAACCTCCTAAAAAGGCAACCTCCTGTAGCAAATCATCACCAAGCGCCTTTGCCACCAGCACTAACATTCCTTGCGCCTGATTGTAAGCATTCATTCCCGTAATCTCTTTTCCAAATCTTCAACAGCAAAAGCGCTTTCACGACCTCCACCTAGGCGAATAGCATCAACCAATGCAAGGAACCCATAAAGGCGAGGATCTTGTTTAACTGCCATAGGCACAGTCTTATACAATGGCTCAACGGCTTGTCCCTTTTCTTTCCCTATAGCATCAGGCCACACATAAATGTACTCCCCTGCCGTCATCAATTTACCCTCAAGAACCGGAGCTGCAATCGAGGTCGGGATACCCCTGACTATTGCCGAAGGTCTAGCTGGGTACACATACTTAATTCCATGTGCGATAAACTCTAAAAGCGCACCAACATTGGCCTTAGGAAATCCGCTTTTTCTGTCCAGCTTGGCCATCCCCACAGAAATACTTCGTTTCAATGAGGCATTCACTTCAGATTTACTTACCCCGGTTGAGGCTGCAAGACCACGATTAGAATAAGCTTCTGAAAGCAATTGCTCATATCCTTGAGCAAGAAAATTTTCATCCAACTCCCAGCCCTCCCAGTCATAAACATAACCCTTCGCAGGCTGAACCATTCCACTGTCCAGGTATTCCTTGGACTGCTGATCCAAACTAACCAATTTAAGCAATATGAAAATATCTTGACTTTTCATAATTAATCAACTCCGTACGTCCTCCGTCCTCAAACAAAGGACAATCCTGACTAACAAGATAGGCATTGTCAAGCTATCAATAGGATACGGAATGACTACAACGCTGTGGCCAAAATTACTGGACCACTACAGTTTAAACGGGACTGAAAGCGATGTTAATTGATGGAAAGTGATTGAAAAATGTGGCGCAGAACGAGGGATTGATGCGCGCCATCCCTGGCGCCCACCCCGGCGGGGCCGCCTAAAGCGGGCTCAAGCCATCCTCTATCACATTTATTTATATAACCATTTACAGGAACCCTGAAATCTCTGGAATTCTTCATTCCACAGGATCCGGTAACATTGACGAATAAACACCCGGAATATCCCAAATCTTCCCCAAAGTTGCGCAACATTTGAACCGCAGGGACCACTTCATACCCCCTCCAATGCGTTGCAATTACAACAGCCTTTGCTATATTAAAAACAACCTTGTTACTTTTTGTAACAGCTTGTTCTTCAACGAGGTGTACCATGCTCGCTACTCAACATGCTCAAAAACAGAGAACAACAGAGCGTTCAGAACAGGATCGCACTGAATTAGCCAAAATGATCATGAGGCTGTTTGCCCACTGGGAACTCCCAGCAAGGGATCAGCTGGCCTTATTAGGCTTATCACCACGCAACCGCGCCGCACTGGTTAACTACCGGGCCGGAAAGCCCCTGGCCAACAGCCAGGATTTATTGGAGCGAGTCGGCATCCTCCTGGGTATCCACAAATCCTTACGCTTACTGTTTCCCCACAATCGCGAATTGGCCTATGCCTGGATGAAGCAGCCCAATAAGGCCTTCGATGGAAAAACACCAACCGATGTGATTACCGACTACGGTTTCGCTGGTTTATACATGGTACGTGCTTATCTTGATAAAGCACGCGGACAATAATGGACACGCTTTTTGACGGCATTACCATCACGGATTTTCATGATGATACCTTCCGCAACATTGTCTCCATGCGCGTGTCAGAAAACCTGTTTGATGACATTACCGATACGCCCGAAACTGCCGATTTAGCAACCGCTGTAGAAGTCGGCGCAAAACCGCACACACATACTTCACACCAGCCGATCATCGATCGCCCCTTCGAGGAAGCGACCTACCATGAAGCGATTAAGTATCCCTTCGACACCTGGACGAAGACACGATACTCCGATGGTACCTATGGGGTGTGGTACGGAACTGATTCACTGCAAACCAGTATTTATGAAACAGTAC harbors:
- a CDS encoding MbcA/ParS/Xre antitoxin family protein produces the protein MLATQHAQKQRTTERSEQDRTELAKMIMRLFAHWELPARDQLALLGLSPRNRAALVNYRAGKPLANSQDLLERVGILLGIHKSLRLLFPHNRELAYAWMKQPNKAFDGKTPTDVITDYGFAGLYMVRAYLDKARGQ
- a CDS encoding transcriptional regulator; translation: MKSQDIFILLKLVSLDQQSKEYLDSGMVQPAKGYVYDWEGWELDENFLAQGYEQLLSEAYSNRGLAASTGVSKSEVNASLKRSISVGMAKLDRKSGFPKANVGALLEFIAHGIKYVYPARPSAIVRGIPTSIAAPVLEGKLMTAGEYIYVWPDAIGKEKGQAVEPLYKTVPMAVKQDPRLYGFLALVDAIRLGGGRESAFAVEDLEKRLRE